Part of the Cololabis saira isolate AMF1-May2022 chromosome 15, fColSai1.1, whole genome shotgun sequence genome, gctattatttgtaatatattatattatttgtaatcagcacaaattatctgtccccatatgatcaaatccaccatcccccctgattttctttacaactcgagtactggctataAGGGTTAAAGTGGCTTAACTAGCCCCCCATTAAAAATCCTTAACCTAGCTTTGGAGACCAATATCCTGTGTAGCaggctttaaatatgtttatttctaattaaaagtTGGGCACTTTAACATTGGGGTCAGTGGAGATTCACCTGCTTTTGGAGccacccctagtggtcagtataTGAACTGCAGCTTTTCCCACTGTTGCAGCTTCACATCCCTCTGAGGCTGCTGTGTGGCGGGCTGCTCTTCACCTGCAACGCTGTGATGTGGACCTTCCTCTCCAAAGCACTCAGgtattcctcctcctccacccgaACCACTGTGACCACCACTGCCTCCAACTTCATCTCTTCTGTAAGTACAAACCTCTCATACTTttctcaatcaatcaatcaatcaatcaatcaatcaatcaatcatttattttaactcacgaccatgatcacatggtatggagcacaaaaacacaaacatttgtaaatatgtAGCAAGTGGCAGGATGTACATGTTCAACTAAAATACTcaatttggcaaaaaaaaaatatttttttaatcatttaacccttgtgctgtctttgggtcaagggggggtgaagggagaaaaggaatgaagggaggaatggaaggaagggagaaaaggaaggaaggaaagaaggaagtaaggaagaaaggagaaaagaaggaaggaagtaggaaagggagtaaggaagggagaaaagatggaagggaggaaagaaggaagtaaggaagaaaggagaaaaggaaagaaggaagggagaaaggatggaaggaaggaaagaaggaagtaaggaagaaaggagaaaagaaggaaggaagtaggaaagggagtaaggaagggagaaaagatggaagggaggaaagaaggaagtaaggaagaaaggagaaaaggaaagaaggaagggagaaaggatggaaggaaggaaagaaggaagtaaggaagaaaggagaaaagaaggaaggaagtaggaaaatgagtaaggaagggagaaaagatggaagggagggaggaaggaatggagaaaaggaaagaaagaagggagggaagaaggaaggaatggataaaataaggaaagaaggaaggaaaagcaaagaaggtaataaaggaatgaatgacgaaagggaggtaggaagaaaaaggagtaaaggagggtaaaaaaggaggaaaagaggaaaggaagaaggaaggagagagcaggaggaaagaaggatagaagaattgggtcattttgacccaaagacagcataAGGGTTAAACAGAGGAAGGACATTCTTCAAAAAGGTgcctaatttataaataacatttaacttATTAGATTGAACTAACAAAATTTAAACATAGATGGTGGGTTTGTATAATACTTTGGTATGTATTTCTGTCTgagattcattatatttacatttttacattcaaataaaatatgaaaCTCATCTCCAATACGGTTGATGTTACAGAATCTCTGACTTCTATCCAGacctttataataataataataataataataataataataataataataataataataataataataataataataataataacctttaTAACTTCCAGTGACTTTTGGTATTATGCTGTTATTCATCCTAAAATTACAAATGGCCTGTCTATACTTTAgatcagggatcagcaacccgcggctctagagcaaaATGCGGCTCTtcagcaccgccctagtggctcctggagctttttcaaaaatgtttgaccttttttttcatttttttattcttttttttccttctttttcttctttttttcctttttttttcttttttttcctttttttctttttttctttttttttctttttttcttctttttttcttcttttttctctttttttcttcccttttcctttccttttttaatctcgacatttctacttttttctcgaaattttgacttgtttcttgacatttcgactttttcccaaaattttgacttttttctcgaaattgtacttcaacattaatcttgacatttcgacttttttctcgaagtgcataatgaaaaaaaaatcttccctcaattataactaatatagaaacatgcagcatgtgttgccttcattctaaggcttatacaagacttttcattttttgcgtctCCAGACATAcggtatttgttttttgtgtttttggtccaatatggctctaaaacattttgggttgccgacccctgctttagatTTTGACATAATAAATACTGTGTCTCATAACTTGTTCTCCCAGCCGAAGGGTTTGGCGTCACACTGGAGTTAAATGACCTTTAAATCTTTTCTCCCTTGGAAAGCTTGTGCTATTTTAGGAAGTAGGTTGgaatccgttttttttttttttttttttcttgttcatttctATGTTGGACATTTCCCTTTAAGGCATCTTTGTAAGCTCTAAGTTAAGCTTGTTCTCACCTTCAGTCGTCCACAGAAACCttgtcttttttgtattttttgcccCCTCCTGCTGCAGGCTTTCCTGGGCCAGCTGATTTTCGGGGAGCCCCAGATTACTTTGTGGTGGGTTGGGATTTCTCTGACTTTCACCGGTTTGTTGGTCCTGCAAAGAGTTTCACCTCAGGATGGACAACAAAACGCCGTCACCACAAAGGACGAATGATACATGTGGTCTCCACTGACCGACTGTGGTGCGCTTTGGCCGACACATTCATATACTTTGCCACAAGCCAAAATAAATCGTAATATGAAATAAGTGTACTTTGTACAGCTCGATTACTTAATTATACTGTGCATTGAAAGAATAGGATGAATTTGCTCTTGTCTTCCAGTAATTAAAGAATGAATCTCTGTTTTCCTGTAAACATAAGAAGCTTTAGCAGGTCTGTTCAGTCTGGCTTGTGGAGACACAAGACACAATCTAACGGATGTCCAAATCCAGATTCCTGCAAGCTCCCACTTTATCTTTGTCCACTGGCTCAACAAGAGGCAACACTATTCTAGCTTTTTATTCCTTTAGTTGAACCAGGAGGACAGAGCACAACAACCTAAGAAGTGATTAGAGTAAGGAGACCTGAGATAATAGTGTGATATTTCCGGAACTACACTGAAATGATGAAGAGGTGGATGCCACTCTCATGTCTGTACAGCAAATATGAAGCTGCAGCAAAGCTGGAAAAGC contains:
- the LOC133461092 gene encoding transmembrane protein 42; the encoded protein is MFPGVFYALMAGFLGAVASSSAKLSLGADYLKGVCETGLRTWGEQRRFRQADATTACDRLHIPLRLLCGGLLFTCNAVMWTFLSKALRYSSSSTRTTVTTTASNFISSAFLGQLIFGEPQITLWWVGISLTFTGLLVLQRVSPQDGQQNAVTTKDE